One part of the Rutidosis leptorrhynchoides isolate AG116_Rl617_1_P2 chromosome 1, CSIRO_AGI_Rlap_v1, whole genome shotgun sequence genome encodes these proteins:
- the LOC139870774 gene encoding uncharacterized protein, producing the protein MAHQLDDDDIEQHLIEKISQAIIVSGKKQNNIVIRLLNLSEPDFITLLNKLKETTNPNVVKDWMSLRRASLYELNNLLSDWLITKSQTLFSPIEIRNSYENIKKSLRRLTKEVNGEEDTSSRGKKDATIITDDDNANDEMSGSYDHDQEPNHTIFIRNKNDVYRWSSRHKPSKIYGLEHIVMAMERDIVIRNINAPYQVYGVVGVAGIGKTTLCQEIFNRDLVKQHFSPRLWVCLSKQPNNHKDDYKQEVVVRMLKCLGIEDDVINAAGNGDKYGLKRLILLLRLQLIGKRYLIVLDDAWCDKLYVTKHDKNNKTNEHDANDDTKTEDTYFWNLTQKDELDEKTGHDQLAYALPKGCGGTIISSSRSQTLVKKMFGKDVSLQCLKPQKDENIDKIFDDEVIGYDEGMRELPQHLKDLKGKILEKCDRIPLGAKLLAKIAREQLQQKTNTTSAGGQVPAGGNAGDGGVPKSKAKNDTL; encoded by the coding sequence ATGGCCCATcagcttgatgatgatgatattgaacaacATCTAATAGAAAAAATCAGTCAAGCCATTATCGTTTCAGGTAAGAAACAAAATAATATTGTTATCAGATTATTAAATCTCTCAGAACCTGATTTTATTACCTTGTTGAATAAACTCAAAGAAACAACAAACCCAAATGTTGTAAAAGATTGGATGAGTTTAAGAAGGGCTAGCCTTTATGAACTCAACAATTTGTTATCTGATTGGTTGATAACCAAAAGTCAAACCTTATTCTCCCCAATTGAAATTCGCAACTCATATGAGAACATCAAGAAAAGCTTAAGGAGGTTGACCAAAGAAGTCAACGGTGAGGAAGACACGTCATCAAGAGGTAAAAAAGATGCTACTATTATTACTGATGATGATAATGCTAATGATGAAATGTCTGGTTCCTATGATCATGATCAAGAACCTAACCACACCATTTTTATAAGAAACAAAAATGATGTTTACAGATGGAGTTCTAGGCATAAACCAAGCAAAATTTATGGTTTGGAACATATAGTTATGGCAATGGAAAGAGATATTGTCATTAGAAACATTAATGCTCCTTATCAAGTATATGGTGTTGTAGGTGTTGCAGGAATTGGTAAAACAACACTTTGTCAAGAAATTTTTAATAGAGATTTAGTGAAACAACATTTTAGTCCAAGATTATGGGTTTGTTTATCTAAACAACCTAATAATCACAAAGATGACTATAAACAAGAAGTTGTTGTTAGGATGTTGAAGTGTTTAGGGATTGAAGATGATGTCATTAATGCCGCGGGAAATGGCGATAAATATGGACTCAAAAGACTCATTCTTCTTCTAAGGTTACAACTTATTGGTAAACGATATTTAATCGTGTTAGATGATGCTTGGTGTGATAAGTTATATGTTACCAAACACgacaaaaataataaaacaaatGAGCATGATGCAAATGATGATACTAAGACAGAGGATACATATTTTTGGAACTTGACACAAAAGGATGAGTTAGATGAAAAAACGGGACATGATCAATTAGCATATGCATTGCCAAAAGGGTGTGGTGGAACGATTATATCGTCGAGCCGATCACAAACATTGGTTAAGAAAATGTTTGGGAAAGATGTTAGTTTGCAATGTTTGAAACCGCAAAAGGACGAAAACATTGACAAGATATTTGATGATGAAGTGATTGGATACGATGAAGGTATGAGAGAATTGCCACAACATTTGAAGGATTTAAAAGGTAAGATATTGGAAAAATGTGATAGGATTCCATTAGGTGCTAAATTGCTAGCAAAAATTGCTAGAGAACAATTGCAACAGAAAACAAACACTACAAGTGCCGGAGGACAAGTTCCGGCAGGTGGGAACGCCGGTGACGGTGGTGTTCCGAAGTCAAAGGCTAAGAATGACACCCTCTAA